The following are encoded in a window of Rosa chinensis cultivar Old Blush chromosome 4, RchiOBHm-V2, whole genome shotgun sequence genomic DNA:
- the LOC112197357 gene encoding sphingoid long-chain bases kinase 1 has translation MQKSGSVSKNSLRVTTPQQSLRRLGLCSQIATATGGQHSSPIVFPEKQKRHKIKASKTPTTPASADDPNSLKTFEHRIDIPASAAGDEKSDLLGYAVFSGKLVLDKSKITLVNTTSTDPQQQTSSSTNQEAVDAKLTSKALIWGSHMLHLDDVISVSYNVGLRHFTVHSYPLKKGSFGLSCFMKPRRSRKDFRFLASSIEDAVQWVGGFADQQCYVNCLPHPLLSSKKQASSELLPIDTPPELIFKCKSPPKMLVILNPRSGRGRSSKVFDSIVEPIFKLAGFKVEVVKTTSAGHAKKLASSVDISSCPDGIICVGGDGIINEVLNGLLSRDNQKEGISIPIGIIPAGSDNSLVWTVLGVRDPVSAAMAIVKGGLTATDVFAVEWIQTGVIHFGMTVSYYGFVSDVLELSEKYQKRFGPLRYFVAGVLKFLCLPKYSYEVEYLPASKEDLEGKLSAEIDVSDLYTDIMRRSNTDGIPRASSLSSIDSIMTPSRMSGGDLDTTCSSTHASIEPSEYVRGLDPKAKRLSIGRTNITAEPEVIHPQLPLSTTPNWPRTRSKSRTDRGWTGLTATHDASRSSWGNTGTNDKEDISSTLSDPGPIWDAEPKWDTEPNWDVENPIELPGPSDDVEAGTKEVVPRYEDKWVVTKGQLLGILVCNHACRTVQSSQVVAPKAEHDDNTLDLLLVHGSGRLRLLRFFMLLQMGRHLSLPYVENVKVKSVKIKASGKHTHNGCGIDGELFPLNGQVISSLLPEQCRLIGRSYNHHV, from the exons ATGCAGAAGAGTGGGAGTGTTTCCAAGAATAGTTTGAGAGTGACGACCCCTCAGCAGTCCCTTAGGCGACTGGGCTTGTGCTCCCAAATAGCTACTGCTACTGGTGGCCAGCACTCCTCCCCAATTGTCTTCCCTGAGAAACAGAAACGACACAAGATCAAGGCTTCTAAGACTCCTACTACTCCTGCCTCTGCTGATGATCCCAATTCTCTCAAGACCTTCGAGCACAGGATTGACATTCCGGCTTCTGCTGCTGGAGATGAAAAGTCTGATTTGTTGGGTTATGCCGTCTTCTCTGGAAAGTTGGTTTTGGACAAGAGTAAAATCACTCTCGTAAACACCACTTCTACTGATCCACAACAACAAACCTCCTCCTCTACCAACCAGGAAGCTGTTGATGCTAAGCTTACAAGCAAGGCCTTAATTTGGGGTTCTCACATGCTGCATCTGGATGATGTTATCTCG GTTTCATACAATGTTGGGCTCAGACATTTTACCGTGCATTCTTATCCCTTAAAAAAGGGTTCTTTTGGCCTTTCTTGTTTCATGAAACCTCGAAGAAGTCGCAAGGACTTTCGATTCTTGGCTTCTAGCATAGAAGACGCCGTTCAATGGGTTGGTGGGTTTGCTGATCAGCAGTGTTATGTGAATTGCTTGCCTCATCCATTATTATCTTCTAAGAAGCAGGCTTCTTCAGAATTACTTCCCATTGATACTCCTCCTGAATTAATTTTCAAATGTAAGAGCCCACCAAAAATGCTTGTCATATTGAATCCACGATCGGGACGTGGCCGTTCGAGTAAGGTTTTTGACAGCATCGTTGAACCTATATTTAAG CTTGCAGGTTTCAAAGTGGAGGTAGTCAAAACAACATCTGCAGGTCATGCTAAGAAACTTGCATCTAGTGTTGACATTAGCAGCTGTCCTGATG gAATCATATGTGTTGGGGGCGATGGAATTATTAATGAG GTTCTAAATGGTTTACTTAGTAGAGACAACCAAAAAGAAGGAATTTCCATACCAATTGGAATTATACCTGCTGGATCCGATAATTCCTTAGTTTGGACGGTTCTTGGAGTTAGGGATCCAGTTTCTGCTGCAATGGCTATTGTCAAG GGTGGTCTTACTGCTACAGATGTTTTTGCTGTTGAGTGGATTCAGACGGGTGTTATCCACTTTGGGATGACAGTCTCTTATTATGGTTTTGTGAGTGATG TGTTGGAGCTGtctgagaaatatcagaagcgcTTTGGTCCTCTGCGTTATTTTGTTGCTGGAGTTCTTAAATTCTTATGCCTGCCGAAGTACAGCTATGAAGTTGAGTACCTTCCAGCATCAAAAGAGGATCTAGAAGGAAAACTCTCAGCTGAAATTGATGTGTCAGACTTGTACACAGACATTATGAGGAGATCAAATACCGATGGTATTCCAAGAGCTTCTAGTTTATCAAGTATTGACTCCATTATGACTCCTAGTCGAATGTCTGGAGGTGACTTGGATACAACCTGCAGTAGCACTCATGCTAGCATTGAACCATCTGAGTACGTGCGTGGCCTAGATCCTAAAGCAAAAAGACTGTCAATTGGAAGGACCAATATAACTGCAGAACCGGAAGTTATTCATCCTCAGCTGCCCCTGTCAACAACACCAAACTGGCCAAGGACCCGGTCAAAGTCAAGGACCGATAGAGGATGGACTGGATTGACAGCCACACATGATGCCTCTAGATCTTCTTGGGGAAACACTGGAACAAATGATAAAGAGGATATATCATCCACGCTATCCGATCCAGGCCCAATTTGGGATGCTGAGCCAAAGTGGGATACTGAACCTAATTGGGATGTGGAAAATCCTATTGAATTGCCAGGGCCGTCAGATGACGTAGAAGCAGGAACAAAGGAAGTTGTGCCCAGGTATGAAGATAAATGGGTTGTGACCAAGGGTCAGTTGCTTGGCATTCTTGTTTGCAATCATGCATGCAGAACTGTTCAGAGTTCCCAAGTGGTGGCACCAAAAGCTGAGCATGATGACAACACCTTGGATTTGCTCCTAGTTCATGGAAGTGGGCGATTAAGGCTGTTGAGGTTTTTCATGCTTCTGCAGATGGGTAGACACCTGTCACTGCCATACGTGGAAAATGTCAAG GTAAAGTCGGTGAAGATCAAGGCATCAGGAAAGCACACCCATAACGGTTGTGGCATTGATGGGGAGCTTTTTCCACTTAATGGGCAAGTCATTTCTTCGTTGCTTCCAGAACAGTGCAGACTTATTGGTCGCTCCTATAACCATCACGTCTGA
- the LOC112197365 gene encoding ferredoxin-thioredoxin reductase, variable chain, chloroplastic — protein sequence MSIGGGTVGLLSSATATATAIGRAASSTPADAGQRNSRFPCCWAAAGAKLTRAHYPTTLNPTPTPRRKSRRIVCEVAIGSDLSPSTSSEVEAAASSKIGARVKVTVPLKVYHVPRVPEVDITGMEGELKQYVGLWKGKRISANLPYKVQFFVDVEGRGPVKFFAHLKEDEFEYL from the coding sequence ATGAGTATAGGAGGAGGAACAGTAGGGTTATTAAGCTCAGCCACAGCCACAGCCACAGCCATAGGCAGAGCTGCCTCGAGTACACCAGCTGATGCGGGGCAAAGGAATTCACGATTCCCTTGTTGCTGGGCAGCGGCAGGGGCAAAGCTCACTCGCGCACACTACCCAACAACTCTAAATCCAACTCCAACTCCAAGGAGGAAAAGTAGAAGGATTGTTTGCGAAGTCGCTATCGGATCCGATTTATCTCCATCAACATCATCAGAGGTAGAAGCGGCCGCCTCTTCAAAGATCGGGGCTAGGGTCAAGGTAACCGTGCCTCTCAAGGTGTACCACGTACCCAGAGTTCCCGAGGTCGACATCACTGGCATGGAAGGTGAACTCAAGCAGTACGTTGGCCTCTGGAAGGGCAAACGGATTTCTGCCAATCTCCCTTATAAAGTACAGTTCTTTGTCGACGTCGAAGGCCGTGGCCCTGTTAAATTCTTTGCGCATCTCAAGGAGGACGAGTTCGAATACCTTTGA